The Oncorhynchus kisutch isolate 150728-3 linkage group LG20, Okis_V2, whole genome shotgun sequence genome has a segment encoding these proteins:
- the LOC116355538 gene encoding transcription factor SPT20 homolog, which produces MPQKQQAPMDIPQKQPTAMPQQTWYPAQIQQKQPATIHQQVWHPAQLPQQQKQPATEPQQQKEPAAISQQPQQVLHPALKPQKQPTAMPQQVWYPAQKPQQQNQPAAEPQQQIDLTSMPQPQQMWHPAQFPQEQPVPMRQLQKDLTAIPPQLWHSAQMPQLHKQPAAMLQQVWQLAPIPQQPHDVWYPAKMVQKQRAAATRRQKVLTTMPQQVWYPAQMPQEQKQPATITQQELHPVHLPQQHQEPATIPQQVRYPGQMPQKHLASMPLPQKQPTAMPQQEWHPAQMLQTQLAPMPILQKQPTAILQQAWYPAQMSQQQKQPAPMPQPQKEQATLPPQVWHPAQMPQQQKQPATETRQQIEPTAMPQPPQQVWHPNQFPQEQKQPAPLHLPQKELTAIPQQLWQTAQMPQQHKQPAAMIQQVWHLAQKQPAPMPQQPHDVWYPAKMVQKQQVAALTAMPQTHQQVWHPAQSPQKQPASTPLPQEQPPPYPSKCGIQLKCPSSGSYTLPCHSSN; this is translated from the coding sequence ATGCCCCAGAAGCAACAGGCTCCAATGGATATACCGCAGAAACAACCAACAGCTATGCCCCAGCAAACATGGTATCCAGCTCAAATACAGCAGAAGCAACCGGCCACCATTcaccagcaagtgtggcatccagctcaattGCCCCAGCAGCAAAAGCAACCAGCTACTGAACCTCAGCAGCAGAAGGAACCGGCCGCCATAAGCCAGCAACCTCAGCAAGTGTTGCATCCAGCTCTAAAGCCgcagaagcaaccgactgccatgccccagcaagtgtggtatCCAGCTCAAAAGCCCCAGCAGCAGAATCAACCCGCCGCTGAACCTCAGCAGCAGATTGATCTGACCTCCATGCCCCAGCCTCAGCAaatgtggcatccagctcaattTCCCCAGGAGCAACCAGTCCCTATGCGTCAACTGCAGAAGGATCTGACCGCCATTCCACCACAACTGTGGCATTCCGCTCAAATGCCCCAGCTGCATAAGCAACCGGCTGCCATGCTTCAGCAAGTGTGGCAACTGGCCCCCATTCCCCAGCAGCCTCATGATGTGTGGTATCCAGCTAAAATGGTCCAGAAGCAACGAGCCGCTGCAACTCGGCGGCAGAAGGTACTGACCACCATGCCTCAGCAAGTGTGGTATCCAGCTCAAATGCCCCAGGAGCAGAAGCAACCGGCCACCATAACGCAGCAAGAGTTGCATCCAGTGCACCTTCCCCAGCAGCATCAGGAACCGGCCACCATACCCCAGCAAGTGAGATATCCAGGTCAAATGCCCCAGAAGCATCTGGCCTCCATGCCTCTGccgcagaagcaaccgaccgccatgccccagcaagagtggcatccagctcaaatgctgCAGACGCAACTGGCCCCAATGCCTATCCTGCAGAAACAACCAACAGCTATACTCCAGCAAGCATGGTATCCAGCTCAAATGTCCCAGCAGCAGAAACAACCAGCCCCAATGCCTCAACCGCAGAAGGAACAGGCCACCCTGCCCCcgcaagtgtggcatccagctcaaatgccaCAGCAGCAAAAGCAACCAGCTACTGAAACTCGGCAGCAAATTGAACCGACCGCCATGCCCCAGCCAcctcagcaagtgtggcatccaaaTCAATTTCCTCAGGAGCAGAAGCAACCAGCCCCTTTGCATCTACCGCAGAAGGAACTGACTGCCATACCCCAACAACTGTGGCAAACGGCTCAAATGCCCCAGCAGCATAAGCAACCGGCTGCCATGattcagcaagtgtggcatctgGCACAGAAGCAACCGGCCCCTATGCCCCAGCAGCCTCACGACGTGTGGTATCCAGCTAAAATGGTCCAGAAGCAACAAGTCGCTGCACTGACCGCCATGCCGCAGACGcatcagcaagtgtggcatccagctcaatcTCCGCAGAAGCAACCGGCATCCACCCCTCTACCGCAGGAGCAGCCGCCGCCGTATCCCAGCAAGTGTGGTATCCAGCTCAAATGTCCCAGCAGCGGAAGCTACACACTGCCATGCCACAGCAGCAACTGA
- the LOC116355424 gene encoding PAX-interacting protein 1-like, whose protein sequence is MAIISLQNLKCKRNKHPAAILRKELAPMSQQPQQVWYPVQMPLHQKQLAAEAQQQRQPTAVPQQVWHQAHMLTHKQPTAVPQQVWHQAHMLMHKQPTAVPQQVWHRAQMPLLQKKLTAMTQQVWHPPHMALQQKQPTAVPQQVWHPAQIPLQQKQPTTVPQQVWHPDQMPLHVAS, encoded by the exons ATGGCAATTATAAGTCTCCAAAATCTCAAATGCAAGCGCAACAAACATCCGGCCGCCATCCTGCGGAAGGAACTGGCCCCCATGTCCCAGCAACCTCAGCAAGTGTGGTATCCAGTTCAAATGCCCCTGCATCAGAAGCAACTGGCCGCAGAAGCTCAGCAGCAGaggcaaccgaccgccgtgccccagcaagtgtggcatcaagCTCACATGCTGACGCATAAGCAACCGACCGcggtgccccagcaagtgtggcatcaagCTCACATGCTGATGCataagcaaccgaccgccgtgccccagcaagtgtggcatagAGCTCAAATGCCCCTGCTGCAGAAGAAACTGACCGCCATgacccagcaagtgtggcatcctcctcacatggccctgcagcagaagcaaccgaccgccgtgccccagcaagtgtggcatcctgctcaaattcccctgcagcagaagcaaccgaccaccgtgccccagcaagtgtggcatcctgatcaaatgcccctgca tgtggcatcctaa
- the LOC116355540 gene encoding serine/arginine repetitive matrix protein 1-like: protein MATGPNTLGEATGHGASAAEATGHSAMQTATHNASEAANHNASASVTTGPNTLGEGADSRASAEAATHNISASVTTGPNTLAEATGHNASSSATTGPSASGEVTGHSASSSTTTGLNTFGETTGHFASAEEATGHGTSSAESGSNASAEATGALASAEATGPQPLPRQKRQAPLPRQKRQAPLPRQKRQAPLPRQKRQAPLPRQKRQAPLPRQKRQAPLPRQKRQAPLPRQKRQAPLPRQKRQAPLPRQKRQAPLPRQKRQAPLPRQKRQAPLPRQKRQAPLPRQKRQAPLPRQKRQAPLPRQKRQAPLPRQKRQALNRRANSSSNMDISSSDVSQDFGYEGDNESTQCVISSSVQSSIVEQSILVLT from the coding sequence ATGGCAACTGGCCCAAATACCTTAGGTGAAGCAACTGGCCACGGTGCCTCGGCAGCGGAAGCAACTGGACACAGTGCCATGCAAACGGCCACTCATAATGCCTCAGAAGCGGCCAACCACAATGCCTCTGCAAGCGTCACGACTGGGCCAAATACCTTGGGTGAAGGAGCCGACTCCCGTGCCTCAGCAGAAGCAGCAACCCATAATATCTCAGCAAGCGTCACGACTGGCCCAAATACCTTAGCTGAAGCAACTGGCCACAATGCTTCATCAAGCGCCACGACTGGCCCAAGTGCCTCAGGTGAAGTAACTGGCCACAGTGCTTCATCAAGCACCACGACTGGCCTAAATACCTTCGGTGAAACAACCGGCCACTTTGCCTCGGCAGAGGAAGCAACCGGCCACGGTACCTCAAGTGCGGAATCTGGTTCAAatgcctcggcagaagcgacaggcgcccttgcctcggcagaagcgacaggGCCTCAgcccttgcctcggcagaagcgacaggcgcccttgcctcggcagaagcgacaggcgcccttgcctcggcagaagcgacaggcgcccttgcctcggcagaagcgacaggcgcccttgcctcggcagaagcgacaggcgcccttgcctcggcagaagcgacaggcgcccttgcctcggcagaagcgacaggcgcccttgcctcggcagaagcgacaggcgcccttgcctcggcagaagcgacaggcgcccttgcctcggcagaagcgacaggcgcccttgcctcggcagaagcgacaggcgcccttgcctcggcagaagcgacaggcgcccttgcctcggcagaagcgacaggcgcccttgcctcggcagaagcgacaggcgcccttgcctcggcagaagcgacaggcgcccttgcctcggcagaagcgacaggcgcccttgcctcggcagaagcgacaggccTTGAACAGGAGGGCCAACTCCTCAAGCAACATGGATATTAGCAGCAGTGATGTTTCTCAGGATTTTGGGTATGAGGGTGACAATGAAAGCACCCAATGTGTCATCTCCAGCAGCGTTCAAAGCAGCATCGTTGAACAGTCAATTCTCGTACTAACATAG
- the LOC116355541 gene encoding transcription factor SPT20 homolog yields MQQKQPTTVPQQVWHPAQMQQKQPTAVPQQVWHPPQMALRQKQMTAVPQQVWHPPQMALRQKQMTAVPQQAWHPAQFPQQKQLVPMPLLQKEPTTIAQQPQQVWHPAQMSKNRTATEPQQKQPSTTPQQAWHPAQIPLQQKQPATEPPQKELTAMPQKLQASILQQPPLVWHPSQFPQQKELAVEPQQQKELAVEPQQQKELAVEPQQQKELAVEPQQVRYPAQMAQQLPNPIPQQLWHVGQISQQQLAPLSQQKHYERTEDDASGSSQASIEQSGVIPISSYSSKSHYKNGRTVFSRISYTPREAMPVDSGNAPKDGYVGIGAPSIYPTLVKDSARKM; encoded by the exons atgcagcagaagcaaccgaccaccgtgccccagcaagtgtggcatccagctcaaatgcagcagaagcaaccgactgccgtgccccagcaagtgtggcatcctcctcAAATGGCCCTGAGGCAGAAGCAAATGACcgctgtgccccagcaagtgtggcatcctcctcAAATGGCCCTGAGGCAGAAGCAAATGACCGCTGTGCCCCAGCAAGCATGGCATCCTGCTCAGTTTCCCCAGCAGAAGCAACTGGTCCCTATGCCTCTACTGCAGAAGGAACCAACCACCATAGCCCAGCAACCTCAGCaggtgtggcatccagctcaaatgtcCAAGAATCGAACAGCCACTGAACCTCAGCAGAAGCAACCATCCACCACGCCCCAGCAAgcgtggcatccagctcaaattcccctgcagcagaagcaaccggccACTGAACCTCCACAGAAGGAGCTGACCGCCATGCCACAGAAGCTACAGGCCTCCATTCTCCAGCAACCTCCGCTCGTGTGGCATCCATCTCAATTTCcccagcagaaggaactggcagtcgagccccagcagcagaaggaactggcagtcgagccccagcagcagaaggaactggcagtcgagccccagcagcagaaggaactggcagtcgagcctcAGCAAGTGAGGTATCCAGCTCAAATGGCCCAGCAGCTACCCAACCCCATTCCTCAGCAATTATGGCATGTAGGCCAAATTTCCCAGCAGCAACTGGCCCCATTGTCTCAGCAGAAGCACTACGAAAGAACTGAAGATGATGCCTCTGGTAGTTCTCAGGCCAGCATTGAACAGTCAGGTGTCATCCCAATCTCTTCCTACAGTTCCAAATCGCACTACAAGAATGGCAGAACTGTCTTTTCCCGAATCAGCTACACTCCTAGGGAGGCAATGCCTGTTGACAGTGGAAATGCTCCCAAGGACGGTTATGTTGGCATTGGTGCACCAAGCATATATCCAACACTAGTGAAGGATTCTGCAAG GAAAATGTAA